Proteins from one Cellulosilyticum lentocellum DSM 5427 genomic window:
- a CDS encoding YARHG domain-containing protein → MKSKKIILLIMGIICFICFAVGITNGIALGMQKAEKANRVDVKETDTKESPTNKIEHTSVTNTSLKQEKEQKDPNKAFKYTKEELTKEDEKRKLEDERDSKQSQIESNRITKKEYKEATGNVYLIESSNVEKIDISHIYNFDEELLALARNEIYARHGYIFSKPIYKEYFSNKIWYTPTKKISEIQLSEEEKYNISYLEWQEKCVKEGSVRSYNRRPQRAFCDMYRFNVDEPFKMDLNNDGIEEEIVFQSKEKDEWCVSSGFIKINGKTSQEVTGELQHYIWVVDIDETDNYKEIVINDMGPSSDYEDFYYYYNGQEMVFMGQVTGIINGEWSNTRNYTEKGILHGTIRCDIIGTAWYNWDYRLTSDHKLQEIPSDYCETSWQTYTRKPITIYESNQLSSKKTKYKTGLPMLIVGTDLKEWVKVQLEDGKYGWFNTKEFNPYNLDGISYAD, encoded by the coding sequence ATGAAATCAAAGAAGATAATACTTTTGATAATGGGGATTATTTGTTTTATTTGTTTTGCTGTGGGGATAACGAATGGAATAGCCTTAGGTATGCAAAAAGCAGAAAAGGCCAATAGGGTTGATGTGAAAGAAACAGATACAAAGGAATCTCCTACTAATAAAATAGAACATACATCTGTAACTAATACTAGTTTAAAGCAAGAAAAAGAACAAAAGGATCCGAATAAAGCTTTTAAATATACTAAAGAAGAACTAACGAAAGAGGATGAGAAACGAAAGCTTGAAGATGAAAGAGACAGCAAGCAATCTCAGATAGAAAGTAATAGAATTACTAAGAAGGAATATAAAGAAGCTACCGGAAATGTTTACTTAATTGAAAGTAGTAATGTGGAAAAAATAGATATAAGCCACATTTATAATTTTGATGAAGAATTATTAGCATTAGCTAGAAATGAAATTTATGCAAGACATGGTTATATTTTTAGTAAACCTATTTATAAGGAGTATTTCAGTAATAAGATTTGGTATACACCTACGAAAAAGATAAGTGAAATTCAGCTTTCAGAGGAGGAAAAATATAATATTAGTTACCTTGAGTGGCAAGAAAAGTGTGTTAAAGAAGGAAGTGTCAGATCATATAATCGAAGACCTCAAAGAGCATTTTGTGATATGTATCGTTTTAATGTAGATGAGCCTTTTAAAATGGATTTAAACAATGATGGCATTGAAGAAGAAATAGTTTTCCAGTCAAAGGAAAAAGATGAATGGTGTGTTAGTTCAGGATTTATTAAGATCAATGGTAAAACTAGCCAAGAGGTAACTGGGGAGTTGCAACATTATATTTGGGTAGTGGATATAGATGAGACAGATAATTATAAGGAAATTGTAATTAATGATATGGGACCTAGTTCAGATTATGAAGACTTTTATTACTATTATAATGGGCAAGAAATGGTCTTTATGGGACAAGTGACAGGTATAATTAATGGAGAATGGAGTAACACAAGAAATTACACGGAAAAAGGTATCCTTCATGGTACTATCAGATGTGATATCATAGGAACAGCATGGTATAACTGGGACTATAGGCTTACAAGCGACCATAAGCTTCAGGAAATACCTAGTGACTACTGTGAAACTTCCTGGCAGACTTATACGAGAAAACCCATTACTATTTATGAAAGTAATCAATTATCTAGCAAGAAAACAAAGTATAAAACAGGTCTACCGATGTTGATAGTAGGAACGGATTTAAAAGAGTGGGTAAAGGTTCAGCTTGAAGATGGTAAATATGGCTGGTTTAATACCAAAGAGTTTAATCCATATAATCTTGATGGTATTTCATATGCGGATTAG
- a CDS encoding Crp/Fnr family transcriptional regulator — MLEALIQLQQMIEEISQEKMPIEIQEINLENIFLKNVSKGEVIVHVGDKPAEFYFVVTGIFRSYYIDREGNDVTRIFTSEGSGFGVETLFNEKASPCCTEALENSRVLVIPGQQIKELISTSSYFTKFYINLLEESIHYKIERESSFLLKSATERYLDFKRYYPKLEERVNQSYIASYLGITPVSLSRIRKTIREEN; from the coding sequence GTGCTAGAAGCTTTAATACAGTTACAGCAAATGATAGAAGAAATAAGTCAAGAAAAAATGCCGATAGAAATTCAAGAAATAAACCTAGAAAATATTTTTCTAAAAAACGTTTCTAAGGGAGAAGTGATTGTTCATGTAGGAGATAAGCCGGCAGAGTTCTATTTCGTAGTGACGGGTATATTTCGAAGCTATTATATTGATCGGGAAGGAAATGATGTAACAAGGATTTTTACCTCAGAAGGAAGTGGGTTTGGAGTTGAAACACTTTTTAATGAAAAAGCCTCACCATGTTGTACTGAAGCTTTAGAAAATAGTAGAGTACTAGTTATACCAGGGCAACAGATAAAAGAATTAATTAGTACTTCCTCTTACTTTACAAAATTTTATATCAACCTATTAGAAGAGAGTATTCACTATAAGATTGAAAGAGAAAGTAGCTTTTTACTTAAAAGTGCAACTGAAAGATATCTAGATTTTAAAAGGTATTATCCTAAGTTAGAAGAGCGAGTTAATCAAAGTTATATAGCTTCTTACCTAGGGATTACACCGGTGTCATTAAGTAGAATAAGAAAAACAATAAGAGAGGAAAATTAA
- a CDS encoding aldo/keto reductase — protein MKYAKLGDIEIPAIALGTWSWGTGINGGNQIFGNSYGEEDLKPVFELAMKQGFNLWDTAAVYGMGAAEKILGSCIKNNPNVILSTKFTPLGLQTRKAVGRFLKKSCCRLGVEQVDLYWIHSPANVQKWTKELIPLLKQEEVKYVGVSNHNLEQVKEADQILKQAGFKLSAVQNHYSLLYQVSEETGILKWCKENQVVFFSYMVLEQGALTGKYDGEHPFKRGTRRAKAFPVEVLNQIQGLLKGLRDLGEQYKATPAQITIAWALAKGTVPIIGVTKKEQVEDLSKAFEIELTAKEVKGLERLAKDVGVNVKASWEN, from the coding sequence ATGAAGTATGCCAAATTAGGAGATATAGAAATTCCAGCCATAGCATTAGGTACCTGGTCATGGGGGACAGGTATTAATGGAGGAAATCAAATTTTTGGAAATAGCTATGGAGAGGAAGATCTTAAGCCGGTTTTTGAGCTAGCTATGAAACAAGGATTTAATTTATGGGACACAGCAGCTGTTTATGGTATGGGAGCAGCAGAAAAGATTTTAGGAAGCTGTATAAAAAACAATCCTAATGTGATTTTATCTACTAAATTTACACCTTTAGGCTTACAAACTAGAAAAGCAGTAGGTAGATTTTTAAAGAAAAGTTGCTGTAGGCTTGGTGTAGAACAAGTAGATTTATATTGGATTCATAGTCCGGCCAATGTCCAGAAGTGGACTAAAGAGCTTATTCCTCTATTAAAACAGGAAGAAGTAAAATATGTAGGCGTATCTAACCACAATCTTGAGCAAGTTAAAGAAGCAGACCAGATTTTAAAACAAGCAGGCTTCAAGCTTTCGGCTGTACAAAATCATTATAGCTTGTTATACCAAGTATCTGAAGAAACCGGCATTTTAAAGTGGTGTAAGGAAAACCAGGTAGTTTTCTTTTCCTATATGGTACTAGAACAAGGTGCCTTAACGGGAAAATATGATGGTGAGCACCCTTTTAAGAGAGGCACAAGAAGAGCAAAAGCTTTTCCAGTTGAAGTACTTAATCAAATCCAAGGCTTACTAAAAGGACTAAGAGACCTAGGAGAACAATATAAGGCTACACCCGCACAAATTACTATAGCTTGGGCATTAGCTAAAGGGACTGTCCCTATTATAGGTGTTACTAAAAAAGAACAAGTAGAGGATTTATCAAAGGCCTTTGAAATTGAATTAACAGCAAAAGAGGTAAAAGGCTTAGAAAGACTAGCAAAAGATGTAGGTGTTAATGTAAAAGCAAGCTGGGAAAACTAA
- a CDS encoding TetR/AcrR family transcriptional regulator produces the protein MARNKYPEETVKKILEVSYKLFYEKGYDETSIQDIIEELGMSKGAIYHHFKSKEDILNKICETNYYEGIWSRSLDQIPGNNALEKMRTAMLTELGSSNKRMLDKMSTPLLKNPQIVVRQLNVTVNELAPMFEWFIENGNKDGSMKVNQPKEAAQIIAILINAWVNPSLFKVDRDAFIAKINCLKEVVDNLGIPLVNEGFLEVVTDYYDVVSEK, from the coding sequence ATGGCAAGAAATAAGTATCCAGAAGAAACAGTGAAAAAGATTTTAGAGGTTTCATATAAGCTTTTTTATGAAAAGGGTTATGATGAAACTTCTATTCAAGATATTATAGAGGAATTAGGTATGTCTAAAGGTGCTATTTATCATCACTTTAAAAGTAAAGAAGACATACTCAACAAGATTTGTGAAACTAATTATTATGAAGGCATTTGGAGTAGATCTTTAGACCAGATTCCAGGTAACAATGCTTTAGAGAAGATGCGAACAGCTATGCTCACTGAACTAGGCAGTAGTAATAAACGTATGCTAGATAAGATGAGTACACCTTTATTAAAGAATCCTCAAATTGTAGTAAGGCAACTAAATGTAACAGTGAACGAGTTAGCACCAATGTTTGAGTGGTTTATTGAAAATGGTAACAAGGATGGATCTATGAAGGTAAATCAACCAAAGGAAGCAGCACAAATAATAGCCATTTTGATTAATGCATGGGTGAACCCAAGTTTGTTTAAAGTAGATCGAGATGCTTTTATAGCAAAGATTAACTGCCTAAAGGAAGTAGTAGATAACCTAGGTATACCACTAGTAAATGAAGGATTTTTAGAAGTAGTGACAGACTATTATGATGTAGTAAGTGAAAAATAA
- a CDS encoding MFS transporter — protein MQGNKGWGKDFILMVIGQIISLFGNSILRFVLSLYVLDTTHSATIFGGILAISMIPSVVLSPIGGILSDRINRRNIMVGLDFITSALILGFAVLLKVSHPILLIGTVMIILGCIQAFYQPSVQASIPSLVDEEHLMAANGMVAQVSALASLFGPIVGGFLYAFVDMTWILVISTVCFFISAVMECFIKIPFVKKDRTQGILQMVIGDIKEAIHFLKDEQPILFKMLFIIAALNLFLSALLAVGLPYILNETLQLGSQYYGFAQAALAIGSIAGAILAGIVSKKVSMNKSYVFLFVACMGILPIAIGSYLTEIPIVAYVFIIIGELVCIMFATLFNVFGQTFVQTRTPNALMGKIMAFVMAIATCAYPLGQAMYGVLFDVLKNQVWLVILIGAVLSLLVSVAAQMNLRKLKESGATI, from the coding sequence ATGCAAGGGAATAAAGGATGGGGTAAAGATTTTATACTAATGGTAATAGGGCAGATTATTTCCTTATTTGGAAATTCTATTTTAAGATTTGTTTTATCCTTATATGTACTAGATACAACACATTCAGCAACTATATTTGGAGGGATATTAGCTATTTCTATGATACCAAGTGTGGTATTATCACCTATTGGCGGGATTTTGTCGGATAGAATTAATAGAAGAAATATTATGGTAGGCCTAGACTTTATTACTTCAGCTTTGATATTAGGTTTTGCAGTTTTACTCAAAGTAAGCCATCCTATTTTACTAATAGGAACGGTTATGATAATACTGGGTTGTATTCAAGCCTTTTATCAGCCATCGGTTCAGGCAAGTATACCCTCATTAGTAGATGAAGAACATTTAATGGCTGCCAATGGTATGGTAGCACAAGTCTCAGCTTTAGCCAGTTTATTTGGACCTATTGTAGGTGGATTTTTATATGCATTCGTAGACATGACATGGATTTTAGTGATTAGTACTGTATGTTTTTTTATATCAGCTGTAATGGAGTGCTTTATTAAAATACCATTTGTAAAAAAAGACCGTACCCAAGGCATATTACAAATGGTTATAGGAGATATAAAAGAAGCTATTCACTTTTTAAAAGATGAACAACCGATTTTATTTAAGATGCTATTTATTATTGCAGCTTTGAATTTGTTTTTATCAGCCTTATTAGCTGTGGGACTACCTTATATTCTTAACGAGACACTTCAATTAGGAAGTCAGTATTATGGTTTTGCACAGGCAGCGTTAGCCATAGGTTCTATAGCAGGTGCTATTCTTGCTGGGATAGTTAGTAAAAAGGTAAGTATGAATAAATCCTATGTATTTTTATTTGTCGCGTGTATGGGTATTTTACCTATTGCAATTGGAAGCTATTTAACTGAAATACCTATAGTAGCTTACGTTTTTATTATAATAGGAGAGTTAGTGTGTATTATGTTTGCAACGCTATTTAACGTATTTGGTCAAACCTTTGTTCAAACGCGAACACCTAATGCATTAATGGGTAAAATTATGGCCTTTGTTATGGCAATAGCGACCTGTGCTTATCCATTAGGGCAGGCTATGTATGGGGTATTATTTGATGTATTAAAGAATCAAGTATGGCTTGTTATTTTAATAGGAGCTGTTCTAAGCTTATTAGTTTCAGTAGCAGCCCAAATGAATTTAAGAAAGTTAAAAGAGAGTGGAGCTACTATTTAA
- a CDS encoding DUF2271 domain-containing protein, with translation MKRNILVIGVIGAIVCSLTGCGKKGEVKVQPVEVQTAGTVAIGFDYTKREGYSSNQYAIWIEDEKGDLVKTVCATQFTAQGGYEKRAESIPMWVEKSGISTYDQEQVDAITTATPNTGKVMYLWDCKNEKGEQVPSGVYTFFVEGTIYKKSGVLYSGKIDISGGACEVEAVSEFTTDEAAESDLIVDVYAKYLP, from the coding sequence ATGAAAAGGAATATTTTGGTTATAGGGGTAATTGGGGCTATAGTATGTAGCCTAACGGGATGTGGTAAGAAAGGAGAGGTGAAAGTGCAACCAGTTGAAGTACAAACGGCTGGGACAGTTGCTATAGGGTTTGATTATACAAAGCGGGAAGGTTACTCATCTAATCAATATGCCATATGGATAGAGGATGAAAAGGGGGATTTGGTGAAAACAGTTTGTGCAACACAGTTTACGGCGCAAGGGGGATATGAGAAGAGGGCTGAATCAATTCCAATGTGGGTAGAAAAATCTGGTATTAGTACATATGACCAAGAGCAAGTAGATGCAATTACAACTGCAACGCCGAATACAGGAAAAGTGATGTATTTATGGGATTGCAAAAATGAAAAGGGCGAACAAGTGCCATCAGGAGTATATACATTTTTTGTAGAAGGAACTATTTATAAGAAGAGTGGTGTGCTGTATAGTGGGAAAATAGATATAAGTGGTGGAGCGTGTGAAGTAGAAGCAGTTTCTGAATTTACCACTGATGAAGCAGCAGAGAGTGATCTTATTGTAGATGTGTATGCTAAGTACTTGCCTTGA
- the bioB gene encoding biotin synthase BioB codes for MNRLWGLKNKVLSGDLLEKSEALELLEMPLEDLCEAANALRLHFCGNAFDICTIINGKSGKCSENCKYCAQSSFYETPVEEYPLLDTDTIVKQAQYNEKRGVLRFSIVTSGKKLSDEEIELICASSKAIQETSPIKVCASLGLLDEGAFAKLKAAGINRVHNNLETSKRNFPNVCTTHTFEDKIAAIKAAQKAGLNICSGGIMGLGETMEDRIDIVLTIRDLGIRSIPVNMLNPIPGTPYENNPLLTNNEMRRIVAIFRFLVPNASIRLAGGRGLLSDKGRLCFQSGANAAISGDMLTTTGITIEQDMKMLDELGFIPYLWNE; via the coding sequence ATGAATAGATTATGGGGACTAAAAAACAAAGTATTAAGTGGTGATTTACTAGAAAAAAGTGAGGCTTTAGAACTCTTAGAAATGCCTTTAGAAGACCTGTGTGAGGCAGCTAACGCCTTACGCCTTCACTTTTGTGGTAATGCTTTTGATATCTGTACGATTATTAACGGAAAAAGTGGTAAATGCTCAGAAAACTGTAAGTATTGTGCCCAATCGTCATTTTATGAGACACCTGTAGAAGAATATCCTCTACTTGATACTGATACTATTGTTAAGCAAGCTCAATATAATGAGAAGCGAGGTGTACTCCGCTTTTCTATTGTTACCTCTGGTAAGAAATTAAGCGATGAGGAAATCGAGCTAATCTGTGCTAGTAGTAAAGCTATTCAAGAAACCTCTCCTATCAAAGTTTGTGCTTCTCTAGGGCTCTTAGATGAAGGTGCTTTTGCAAAACTCAAAGCTGCAGGTATTAATAGAGTACATAATAATTTAGAAACCTCTAAGCGTAACTTCCCAAATGTTTGTACTACTCACACCTTTGAAGATAAGATTGCTGCTATTAAAGCTGCGCAAAAAGCTGGGCTGAACATATGCAGTGGCGGTATTATGGGACTTGGTGAAACCATGGAAGATCGCATTGATATAGTACTTACCATTAGAGACTTAGGCATTCGTTCTATTCCTGTTAATATGCTAAATCCTATTCCTGGTACGCCTTATGAAAATAATCCTCTTCTAACCAATAATGAAATGCGCCGCATCGTAGCCATTTTCCGTTTTCTAGTACCTAATGCTTCCATTCGTTTAGCAGGTGGTAGAGGTCTGTTATCAGACAAAGGAAGACTTTGTTTTCAATCCGGTGCTAATGCTGCTATTTCTGGAGATATGCTTACAACTACTGGTATTACTATTGAACAAGATATGAAAATGCTAGATGAACTTGGTTTTATCCCTTACCTCTGGAATGAATAA
- a CDS encoding TetR/AcrR family transcriptional regulator, producing MTTKEKILLESMKLFSVQGFAAVSVRTIAAAVGVRDSALYKHFKSKQEILDGIVEESKLRFFKKYKELELEKMNFDNVVETCMQMFNFQTQDEWIIMFRRLLLIEQFNNPQMAAIYKALFVEMPVNCQKEIFQNLINQKMMKDKNAEVMAMELYAPFFLYHTIEEPKERMNPLLRKHVENFMEMYMEG from the coding sequence ATGACAACGAAAGAAAAAATATTATTAGAATCGATGAAGCTATTTTCAGTGCAGGGTTTTGCGGCTGTTTCAGTAAGAACTATAGCAGCAGCAGTGGGTGTAAGAGACAGTGCCTTATATAAACATTTTAAAAGTAAACAAGAGATTTTAGATGGCATAGTAGAGGAATCTAAATTACGTTTTTTTAAAAAGTATAAGGAGCTAGAATTAGAAAAAATGAATTTTGATAATGTAGTAGAGACTTGTATGCAGATGTTTAATTTTCAAACACAAGATGAATGGATTATCATGTTTAGAAGACTTCTACTAATAGAACAGTTTAATAATCCTCAGATGGCTGCTATTTATAAAGCCTTGTTTGTAGAGATGCCAGTTAATTGTCAAAAAGAAATTTTTCAAAACTTAATTAATCAGAAGATGATGAAGGATAAGAATGCGGAAGTAATGGCCATGGAGCTCTATGCACCATTTTTCTTATACCATACGATTGAAGAACCTAAAGAACGAATGAATCCTTTACTTAGAAAACATGTAGAAAATTTTATGGAGATGTATATGGAGGGATAG
- a CDS encoding 4Fe-4S dicluster domain-containing protein → MKGYPLITKSQARRNASIKHIQKAYQKQYRHIKGRFPKARISKVVALRSQNSFYDLSNKQIIKKAPEDLNIHLLLEEFKEKGICGLSGSGFQTDKKVKAVVDAKVKEKVLIINAVACDPGLIHDDWLIKHELGKIEKGIALLNKYIGFNRIILATKEKIDSKDYEVCLVPNRYPMGAEKILINHVLGKNFAFDEIPAMKGILMLNVQTIYAIYEAIYEGIVANTRLITVADLSTGEALVARVNVGDKVIDILGQTLGKRPRLTPCFGEGIMMGRETTQEDEITLTTNFIGYGEAISYNQEARCRRCGACSRKCPMQIRVDKIIAAIEKNNLSIIKELHPENCIQCGACTYHCKAGKNTMALVEELKS, encoded by the coding sequence ATGAAAGGATATCCATTAATAACAAAAAGCCAAGCTAGAAGAAATGCTAGCATTAAGCATATTCAAAAAGCTTATCAAAAACAATACAGACATATTAAAGGACGTTTTCCAAAAGCAAGGATTAGTAAGGTCGTAGCATTACGCAGCCAAAATAGTTTTTATGATTTGTCAAATAAGCAAATAATAAAAAAAGCACCAGAAGATTTGAACATTCATTTGTTACTAGAAGAATTTAAGGAAAAAGGGATTTGTGGCTTAAGTGGTAGTGGGTTTCAAACAGACAAGAAAGTAAAGGCAGTAGTGGATGCAAAAGTAAAGGAGAAAGTTCTCATTATTAATGCAGTGGCCTGTGATCCCGGGCTTATTCATGATGATTGGCTCATTAAACATGAGTTAGGAAAGATTGAGAAGGGGATAGCATTACTGAATAAGTATATTGGGTTTAATAGAATCATACTGGCTACAAAAGAGAAGATAGATAGCAAAGATTATGAGGTATGTTTAGTGCCTAATAGGTACCCTATGGGTGCAGAAAAAATACTGATTAACCATGTATTAGGAAAGAACTTTGCATTTGATGAAATACCTGCTATGAAGGGGATTTTAATGCTCAATGTTCAAACCATCTATGCTATTTACGAGGCCATTTATGAGGGGATAGTAGCTAATACTAGACTTATCACAGTAGCAGATTTATCAACAGGTGAGGCTTTAGTAGCAAGGGTTAATGTGGGCGATAAGGTCATAGATATTCTAGGTCAAACCCTAGGAAAGAGACCAAGGTTAACTCCTTGCTTTGGAGAAGGGATAATGATGGGACGTGAAACTACTCAGGAGGATGAAATCACTCTTACTACGAATTTTATAGGCTATGGAGAAGCTATTAGTTATAATCAAGAAGCAAGATGCAGAAGATGTGGTGCTTGTAGTAGAAAATGCCCAATGCAAATACGGGTAGATAAAATCATTGCAGCTATAGAAAAAAATAATCTCTCGATTATAAAAGAACTTCATCCAGAAAACTGCATTCAATGTGGTGCATGTACCTACCACTGCAAGGCAGGGAAAAACACAATGGCTTTGGTTGAAGAATTAAAGAGTTGA
- a CDS encoding ACT domain-containing protein produces MDLQMINEAFSICKVKDFSEVNLNELYVFTSHTDEEYSVICPTKLVPKACIEVEHDWRCFRIAEDASFGKYGMIAFLADIIAKQKTGILVVATYDTDYILIKGSKWEEVKGALEESNCRFI; encoded by the coding sequence GTGGATTTGCAAATGATTAATGAGGCATTTTCTATATGTAAGGTAAAGGATTTTAGTGAGGTAAATTTAAATGAACTGTATGTATTCACAAGTCATACGGATGAGGAGTATTCCGTTATTTGCCCAACAAAGCTAGTACCTAAAGCATGTATAGAAGTTGAACATGACTGGCGTTGTTTTAGAATAGCGGAAGATGCTTCTTTTGGAAAGTATGGAATGATAGCTTTCTTAGCAGATATTATTGCTAAGCAGAAGACAGGAATTTTGGTGGTGGCCACGTATGATACGGATTATATTTTAATTAAAGGCTCTAAATGGGAAGAGGTTAAAGGCGCATTAGAAGAAAGTAATTGTCGATTTATTTAG
- a CDS encoding HAD family hydrolase — protein MNKQYDAVIFDLDGTLIDSMWVWEKIDETFLSELGLAVPKDMDKILEGKSFTETAIYFKERFKLEMSIEAIKERWNEMAWEFYTKKVPLKAGAKDFLVWLKEKNIKMGIATSNSIELVEAVLEALNIRDYFSQIRTSCEVGRGKPFPDIYLKVAEDLEVVPHNCLIFEDIPNGLRAGKAAGMTAWGMFDNQTEEMQSEMQEIADHFVMDYYEVMKGFKA, from the coding sequence ATGAATAAACAATATGACGCAGTTATTTTTGATTTAGATGGTACCTTAATCGATTCCATGTGGGTATGGGAAAAAATTGATGAGACTTTTTTAAGTGAATTAGGGCTTGCAGTACCTAAAGATATGGATAAAATATTAGAGGGCAAAAGTTTCACAGAAACAGCTATTTATTTTAAAGAACGTTTTAAATTAGAAATGAGTATAGAAGCTATCAAAGAACGTTGGAATGAGATGGCATGGGAATTCTATACTAAAAAAGTACCATTAAAAGCAGGGGCTAAAGACTTTTTAGTATGGCTTAAAGAAAAGAATATTAAAATGGGCATTGCTACCAGTAATAGTATTGAACTAGTAGAAGCTGTACTTGAAGCATTAAATATAAGAGATTACTTTAGTCAGATTCGTACCTCTTGTGAAGTAGGAAGAGGGAAGCCTTTCCCAGATATTTATTTAAAAGTAGCAGAGGATTTAGAGGTAGTACCTCATAACTGCTTAATATTTGAGGACATTCCAAACGGCCTTAGAGCAGGTAAAGCAGCAGGTATGACAGCTTGGGGAATGTTTGACAATCAAACAGAAGAGATGCAATCAGAAATGCAGGAGATAGCAGATCATTTTGTAATGGATTATTATGAAGTGATGAAAGGTTTTAAAGCTTAA